Proteins from a single region of Amycolatopsis sp. CA-230715:
- the cmk gene encoding (d)CMP kinase codes for MVALDGPSGTGKTTVARTLADRLSAGYLDTGAMYRLVTLAVLRAGVEPTDAEAVAEVARRISYEIGTDPSAPRVSLGGEDVSAEIRGPEITHAVSPVSAVPKVREFLVAEQRRIIQGVLESVGGVVVEGRDIGTVVTPDAPLKVFLTASAEIRAARRSAQDSAAGRESTVDDARASVDRRDKLDSSRAASPLRAAEDAVEVDTTELSIDQVIVALSELACRRGLLDECTKAAP; via the coding sequence GTGGTCGCGCTGGACGGACCTTCGGGCACGGGCAAGACCACCGTGGCCCGCACGCTCGCCGACCGGCTCAGCGCCGGTTACCTGGACACCGGCGCGATGTACCGGCTCGTCACCCTCGCCGTGCTGCGCGCGGGCGTCGAGCCTACGGACGCGGAAGCGGTGGCCGAGGTCGCGAGGCGGATCTCGTACGAGATCGGCACCGACCCGTCGGCTCCCCGGGTTTCGCTCGGCGGCGAGGACGTTTCCGCCGAGATCCGCGGCCCCGAGATCACGCACGCGGTGTCGCCGGTTTCGGCCGTGCCGAAGGTGCGCGAATTCCTCGTGGCCGAGCAGCGCCGGATCATCCAGGGCGTGCTCGAGTCCGTCGGCGGCGTCGTCGTCGAGGGGCGGGACATCGGCACCGTCGTCACTCCGGACGCCCCGCTCAAGGTGTTCCTGACCGCTTCGGCGGAGATCAGGGCCGCGCGGCGCAGCGCGCAGGATTCGGCTGCGGGCCGTGAGTCCACAGTGGACGATGCGAGGGCCTCGGTCGACCGCAGGGACAAACTGGACTCCAGCAGGGCCGCTTCACCGCTGCGCGCCGCGGAGGACGCCGTCGAGGTGGACACCACGGAGCTGAGCATCGACCAGGTCATCGTCGCGCTGAGCGAGCTGGCCTGCCGCCGCGGCTTGCTCGACGAGTGCACGAAGGCGGCACCGTGA
- the mnhG gene encoding monovalent cation/H(+) antiporter subunit G codes for MLLGAVSCVVGALGLVRFPDLLSRLQAATKPQTLGLLLILAGVALQLPAKYAVGLVLVALFQVITAPVLSQLFGRAAYATGADERDALETDDLGERLADRPEAS; via the coding sequence ATGCTGCTCGGCGCGGTGTCGTGCGTGGTCGGGGCGCTCGGCCTCGTCCGGTTCCCCGACCTGTTGAGCAGGCTGCAGGCGGCCACGAAACCGCAGACGCTCGGCCTGCTGCTGATCCTCGCGGGCGTCGCGCTGCAGCTGCCCGCGAAGTACGCGGTCGGCCTGGTGCTGGTCGCGCTGTTCCAGGTGATCACCGCGCCGGTGCTGTCGCAGCTGTTCGGGCGCGCCGCCTACGCGACCGGTGCCGACGAACGGGACGCGCTCGAAACCGACGACCTCGGCGAGCGCCTTGCCGACCGGCCCGAGGCGTCCTGA
- a CDS encoding monovalent cation/H+ antiporter complex subunit F: MSVVYLVTFSLLVLAGLFALIRLVRGPRTLDRVLAIDVLVVLIVAGVAVEMAMTGQGMNLSLLVAVALLGFVGSASVVRLAEAKEGRR, from the coding sequence ATGAGTGTTGTGTACTTGGTCACCTTCTCCCTTTTGGTGCTCGCCGGGCTCTTCGCGCTGATCCGGCTCGTGCGCGGTCCCCGCACGCTTGACCGGGTCCTCGCGATCGACGTGCTGGTGGTGCTGATCGTGGCCGGGGTCGCGGTCGAGATGGCGATGACCGGGCAGGGGATGAACCTGTCCCTGCTGGTCGCGGTGGCGCTGCTCGGGTTCGTCGGGTCCGCGAGCGTGGTGCGGCTCGCCGAAGCGAAGGAGGGACGACGGTGA